In Brevundimonas subvibrioides, a genomic segment contains:
- the hslV gene encoding ATP-dependent protease subunit HslV gives MSQTHSTFPDWHGTTILAVRRGGRTVIAGDGQVSMGPTIVKGAARKVRTLAGGKVLAGFAGATADAFTLIERLEAKLEQYPDQLARACVDLAKDWRTDRYLRRLEAMLLVADRDSIFTVTGVGDVLEPEYGVAAVGSGGNYALAAARALIDNTDLDAEAVARRAMAIAADICVYTNGNLTVETLGGGRV, from the coding sequence ATGAGCCAAACACATTCGACATTTCCGGACTGGCACGGCACCACCATTCTGGCGGTGCGCAGGGGCGGCCGCACCGTCATCGCGGGCGACGGCCAAGTCTCCATGGGGCCCACCATCGTCAAGGGTGCGGCCCGCAAGGTGCGTACCCTGGCGGGCGGAAAGGTTCTGGCGGGCTTTGCCGGCGCCACGGCCGATGCCTTCACCCTGATCGAACGGCTGGAAGCCAAGCTGGAGCAGTATCCCGACCAGCTGGCCCGCGCCTGTGTCGATCTGGCCAAGGACTGGCGGACCGACCGCTATCTGCGCCGGCTGGAGGCCATGCTGCTGGTCGCAGACAGGGACTCCATCTTCACCGTCACGGGCGTCGGCGACGTGCTGGAACCGGAATACGGCGTCGCGGCCGTCGGGTCGGGCGGCAACTATGCCCTGGCGGCCGCCCGCGCCCTGATCGACAACACCGACCTGGACGCCGAGGCGGTGGCGCGTCGCGCCATGGCGATCGCGGCCGACATCTGCGTCTACACCAACGGCAATCTGACCGTCGAAACGCTCGGCGGAGGCCGCGTATGA
- a CDS encoding BLUF domain-containing protein, giving the protein MLYRLIYVSEAVGSTGASTLSIAQILGIAGRNNRRDHITSGILFHDGWCLHAIEGARVDIDRLMRRLHEDRRHRNIRVLVDRPIAERRFCEPMSLSRNPSALLKAIGSPRMETMTGREAERIVDIKQAA; this is encoded by the coding sequence GTGCTGTATCGCCTTATCTACGTCAGCGAAGCTGTCGGCTCGACCGGAGCGTCCACACTGTCTATCGCCCAGATTCTGGGCATTGCCGGCCGCAACAACCGCCGCGATCACATCACCAGCGGCATCCTGTTTCATGATGGCTGGTGCCTTCACGCGATAGAAGGCGCGCGGGTCGACATCGACCGTCTGATGCGTCGGCTGCATGAAGACCGACGTCACAGGAACATCCGCGTTCTTGTGGACAGGCCGATCGCCGAGCGTCGCTTCTGCGAGCCCATGAGCCTGAGCCGGAATCCATCGGCCCTGCTGAAGGCGATCGGCTCGCCCCGGATGGAGACCATGACCGGCCGTGAGGCCGAACGGATCGTCGACATCAAACAGGCGGCGTGA